One window of Mesorhizobium sp. WSM4904 genomic DNA carries:
- a CDS encoding glycosyltransferase: MRFVFYTHSVVSDWNHGNAHFQRGIMRELIARGHHAFALEPADGWSRSNLMTEQGSFAIERFRKDFPELVPVTYDASFNHEAWLADADVVIVHEWTDADIVARIGRAKLNGGNFTLLFHDTHHRAVSAAQWISALSLEYYDGVLVFGEALRESYLRAGWGGRVFTWHEAADERLFKPSPDVDRESDLVWVGNWGDDERSAEIQEFLVEPARALSLSGTVHGVRYPAQARAALADAGLNFQGWLANADVPKVFAQHRVTVHIPRRPYREQLAGIPTIRMFEALACGIPLISAPWPDVEGLFRPGQDFLCARDGAEMRQRLREVLNDAGLAKALAAAGLETIFVRHTCRHRVNELFDILAACGNRSAIDSTTAKEAAA, encoded by the coding sequence ATGCGGTTCGTATTCTACACCCATTCCGTCGTTTCCGACTGGAACCATGGCAATGCGCATTTCCAGCGCGGCATCATGCGCGAGCTCATCGCACGCGGGCATCACGCATTCGCGCTCGAGCCGGCGGACGGGTGGAGCCGTTCGAACCTGATGACCGAACAAGGCTCCTTCGCCATCGAACGTTTCCGAAAGGATTTCCCCGAGCTCGTCCCCGTAACCTACGATGCCTCTTTCAATCACGAGGCATGGCTTGCCGACGCGGATGTGGTGATCGTTCACGAGTGGACAGATGCAGACATCGTCGCCCGTATCGGGCGAGCCAAGCTCAACGGTGGCAACTTCACACTGCTGTTCCACGACACGCATCACCGCGCCGTATCGGCCGCGCAGTGGATCTCGGCACTCAGTCTTGAATACTATGACGGCGTCTTGGTGTTCGGCGAGGCATTGCGGGAGAGCTATCTTCGCGCCGGCTGGGGCGGACGGGTTTTCACCTGGCACGAAGCAGCCGACGAACGGTTGTTCAAACCTTCTCCCGATGTCGATCGCGAGTCGGATCTAGTCTGGGTCGGCAACTGGGGCGATGACGAACGCAGCGCGGAAATCCAGGAGTTCCTTGTCGAGCCGGCGCGTGCGCTTAGCCTGTCGGGAACAGTTCACGGCGTGCGATACCCTGCCCAAGCACGGGCAGCACTGGCCGACGCTGGTCTCAACTTCCAGGGTTGGCTCGCCAATGCCGACGTCCCGAAGGTATTCGCGCAGCATCGTGTCACGGTGCACATTCCGCGCCGCCCCTATCGGGAACAACTGGCCGGAATTCCGACGATCCGCATGTTCGAGGCGCTGGCTTGCGGCATTCCTTTGATCTCGGCGCCCTGGCCGGACGTCGAAGGGCTGTTCCGTCCAGGCCAGGATTTCCTCTGTGCCCGCGACGGCGCCGAGATGCGGCAACGCCTGCGCGAAGTGCTGAATGATGCCGGACTGGCGAAGGCATTGGCGGCCGCCGGGCTGGAAACCATTTTCGTGCGGCACACGTGCCGGCACCGCGTCAACGAACTGTTCGACATACTCGCCGCGTGCGGCAATCGCTCCGCGATCGACAGCACGACAGCAAAGGAGGCTGCCGCATGA
- a CDS encoding TIGR04295 family B12-binding domain-containing radical SAM protein — MKVALVNPHWTYEHSIYFGCRQPHLPLELGYCKALLEARHHEVLMLDGQLQDLDNAALAERVAAFGPDMTVVTTAPTYLFWRCAPPELRVPAEFLRNLDGRGGRTVAVGPHGSATPAPTLRKLNVDIVVRGECEEVVVELAGQRDWSGVSHTSRIEGGVPASNGGVSVSRFVDHPALHWPLDWIAAHAHHHHRFDANQKGAGAEVEASRGCPYNCSFCAKIDFRDAYRRRNHDAVVAEIDGLLAQGVGYIYFIDEIFLPQKALLQALIDRDVQFGVQTRIDLWKPELLELLGKAGCVSIEAGLESLTVEGREMLAKRCRLGTEELAALLVDARRHVPFVQANLIGVVEDDPGLVDYWRKHLIDNGVWANEPVPLYPYPSSPSYRELWGEPDDFAWERAHEHYLASFRTFSDIQDQRPRALAELESSCCNH, encoded by the coding sequence ATGAAAGTCGCACTGGTAAACCCGCACTGGACGTATGAGCACAGCATCTATTTCGGCTGTCGCCAGCCGCATCTGCCGTTGGAGCTCGGTTACTGCAAAGCCCTGCTCGAAGCACGGCACCACGAGGTGCTGATGCTGGATGGGCAGTTGCAGGATCTCGACAACGCGGCGCTTGCGGAGCGGGTGGCGGCCTTTGGGCCTGACATGACTGTGGTGACGACTGCGCCGACCTACCTCTTTTGGCGCTGCGCGCCGCCGGAACTGCGGGTTCCGGCCGAGTTCCTGAGGAATCTCGACGGGCGCGGCGGCCGCACCGTCGCCGTTGGCCCGCACGGTTCGGCAACGCCCGCCCCTACATTGCGCAAGCTTAACGTCGACATCGTCGTGCGTGGCGAATGCGAGGAGGTAGTGGTGGAGCTTGCCGGACAGAGGGATTGGAGCGGCGTTTCCCACACCAGCCGGATCGAGGGCGGCGTGCCGGCCAGCAACGGAGGGGTGAGTGTCAGCCGCTTTGTCGACCACCCAGCGCTGCATTGGCCGCTCGACTGGATCGCTGCCCACGCTCATCACCATCATCGGTTCGACGCCAACCAGAAAGGTGCCGGCGCGGAAGTCGAGGCGTCCCGCGGCTGCCCTTACAATTGCAGCTTCTGCGCCAAGATCGATTTTCGCGACGCCTATCGCCGCAGGAACCATGATGCCGTCGTCGCCGAGATCGACGGCCTGCTCGCGCAGGGCGTCGGCTACATTTATTTCATCGACGAGATCTTCCTGCCGCAGAAGGCGCTGCTCCAGGCGTTGATCGACCGTGACGTTCAATTCGGTGTTCAGACACGCATCGATCTCTGGAAACCGGAGCTGCTGGAATTGCTGGGCAAGGCCGGCTGCGTCTCGATCGAAGCCGGCCTCGAAAGCCTGACTGTCGAAGGCCGCGAGATGCTGGCCAAACGCTGCCGGCTGGGCACCGAGGAACTGGCCGCGCTGCTGGTCGATGCTCGTCGTCATGTTCCTTTCGTCCAGGCCAATCTGATCGGCGTGGTCGAGGACGACCCGGGATTGGTGGACTACTGGCGCAAACATCTCATCGACAACGGCGTCTGGGCCAATGAACCGGTGCCGCTCTACCCCTATCCGAGTTCACCGAGCTACCGCGAACTATGGGGAGAGCCCGACGATTTCGCGTGGGAGCGTGCGCATGAGCATTATCTCGCGTCGTTCCGGACATTCAGCGACATCCAGGACCAGCGCCCGCGCGCGCTCGCCGAGTTGGAGTCGTCATGCTGCAACCATTGA
- a CDS encoding glycosyltransferase: MKIAFYGSSLLSSYWNGAATYYRGLLKALSRHGYDIVFYEPDAFDRQKHRDIEIPDWCDVVVYEATPHALMQVASRAAQADIVVKASGVGFEDEALLRAVLDHSRRDALTVFWDVDAPATLGELRNDPDHSLHEAMKRIGLVLTYGGGDPVVRDYRALGAAACVPIYNALDPETHHPVAGNPRFACDLAFLGNRLPDREARVGSFFLEPACALADHRFLLGGSGWDDKPLPANVSWLGHVGTRDHNAFNVTPKAVLNISRDSMASNGFSPATRVFEAAGAGACLITDAWAGIEMFLTPGEEILVARDGADVAAIMRTLTPQQAKAIGAAALARVLAEHTYTLRAELVDAIFRAHFERRAVEAAE; encoded by the coding sequence ATGAAAATCGCCTTTTACGGATCCAGCCTGTTATCATCCTACTGGAACGGCGCCGCCACCTATTATCGGGGCCTGCTGAAGGCGCTTTCCCGGCACGGCTACGACATCGTCTTTTATGAGCCGGATGCCTTCGACCGTCAGAAGCACCGCGATATCGAGATCCCCGACTGGTGCGACGTCGTTGTCTACGAAGCCACTCCGCATGCGCTGATGCAGGTTGCCTCCCGCGCCGCGCAGGCCGATATCGTCGTCAAGGCGAGCGGCGTCGGCTTCGAAGACGAGGCCCTGTTGCGCGCCGTGCTAGACCACTCCCGCAGAGACGCACTGACGGTGTTCTGGGACGTCGACGCCCCTGCAACTCTTGGCGAACTTCGGAACGATCCCGATCACTCTCTCCACGAGGCGATGAAAAGAATTGGCCTCGTGCTGACCTATGGTGGCGGCGATCCCGTAGTGCGCGATTATCGTGCGCTTGGCGCGGCAGCATGCGTGCCGATCTACAACGCGCTTGATCCCGAAACACATCACCCTGTCGCCGGGAATCCGCGTTTTGCCTGCGATCTCGCCTTTCTCGGCAATCGCCTGCCGGACCGCGAGGCGCGGGTCGGGTCCTTCTTTCTCGAACCCGCTTGCGCCTTGGCCGATCACCGTTTCCTGCTCGGCGGGTCGGGTTGGGATGACAAGCCGCTGCCTGCGAACGTTTCCTGGCTCGGCCATGTCGGCACGCGAGATCACAACGCGTTCAACGTCACGCCAAAGGCAGTGCTGAACATCAGCCGCGACAGCATGGCCAGCAACGGCTTTTCGCCGGCAACGCGGGTCTTCGAGGCGGCCGGCGCGGGCGCGTGCCTCATCACCGACGCCTGGGCCGGCATAGAGATGTTCCTGACCCCTGGCGAGGAAATCCTGGTCGCGCGGGACGGCGCCGATGTCGCCGCGATCATGCGCACCCTGACACCACAGCAAGCGAAGGCGATTGGCGCGGCGGCACTCGCTCGGGTTCTCGCAGAACACACCTACACGTTGAGAGCTGAGCTGGTTGACGCCATCTTCAGGGCGCATTTCGAGCGTCGAGCCGTGGAGGCTGCGGAATGA
- a CDS encoding glycosyltransferase family 4 protein, whose translation MTTDAIGGVWCYSLDLARELAAGGDSIMLAGLGPRPSAEQVREAQSFATLAWLETPPDWMTRVESALDRFPDELQALATAFAPDLVHFNAPAQAARIHLPCPFVVVSHSCVVTWLHAVRSQVVGADWAWQKDRNRAGFDGARAVVAPSQSHAAMLEACYGPIARLSVVHNGALPGPVGSNRESFVLAAARWWDEGKNAKVLDAAAAITEWPVYTAGPLMGTNGQRACLDHCVSLGPLGHAEARRLMARAGIFVSPSIYEPFGLAALEAALSGTPLVLADIATYREIWEGAAMFFDKRDPYALAQCISRLARDADLRRQFGRRATRRARQFSLPAQAAAMREIYDQAAMAVAGH comes from the coding sequence ATGACCACCGACGCGATCGGTGGGGTCTGGTGCTATTCGCTCGATCTGGCGCGCGAATTGGCTGCAGGTGGCGACAGCATCATGCTGGCCGGCCTGGGGCCTCGGCCTTCCGCGGAGCAGGTTCGGGAAGCACAATCCTTCGCCACGCTCGCGTGGCTTGAAACCCCGCCGGACTGGATGACGCGCGTCGAGAGCGCTCTCGACCGTTTTCCCGACGAACTCCAAGCTCTTGCAACAGCCTTTGCCCCCGACCTCGTTCATTTCAACGCACCGGCGCAGGCGGCCAGAATCCATCTGCCCTGCCCTTTCGTGGTGGTCTCCCATTCCTGTGTCGTGACGTGGCTGCACGCGGTGCGCAGCCAAGTCGTGGGCGCCGATTGGGCCTGGCAGAAGGATCGCAACAGAGCCGGATTCGACGGTGCCCGGGCGGTTGTCGCACCAAGCCAAAGCCATGCCGCCATGCTTGAGGCCTGCTATGGACCAATCGCTCGCCTGAGCGTTGTCCACAACGGCGCCCTGCCGGGCCCAGTGGGATCGAACCGCGAATCGTTCGTCCTCGCTGCCGCTCGCTGGTGGGACGAGGGCAAGAACGCAAAGGTGCTCGATGCCGCCGCAGCAATCACCGAATGGCCGGTCTATACGGCCGGCCCTCTCATGGGAACGAATGGACAGCGGGCTTGCCTCGATCATTGCGTCTCGCTTGGCCCGCTCGGCCATGCCGAGGCGCGTCGGCTGATGGCTCGAGCAGGCATTTTCGTTTCGCCATCCATCTACGAGCCTTTTGGGCTTGCCGCCTTGGAGGCCGCGTTGTCGGGCACGCCATTGGTGCTCGCCGACATTGCGACCTACCGCGAGATCTGGGAAGGCGCGGCCATGTTCTTCGACAAGCGCGATCCCTACGCACTTGCCCAATGTATCTCCCGCCTGGCCCGCGACGCGGACCTGCGACGCCAATTCGGCCGGCGTGCCACTCGGCGCGCGCGCCAATTTTCGCTGCCGGCTCAGGCAGCGGCGATGCGCGAAATCTACGATCAGGCGGCGATGGCCGTCGCGGGACACTGA